The nucleotide sequence TCTGCGTGCATCTGCGTGCATCTGCTTTCATCTGCGTTCAAAAAATCAAAAAGCAAACGCTGCAAATGCTGCCGACCCAAATCTGACGCACAATATTTTTGTGCAAACTGCCTGCCATTTTCACCGAGTTGCTGACATTTGACAGGATCGTTCCACAAATCGCGAATCGTTTTTGCTAAAGCATCGGGCGAAAATGCTTCGCAAGTGATGGCATTGCGATCGGGAAACACATAATCGCTGACACCAATCGAATTTGTGATGATAAATGCCTTACCAAGGTGCATTGCCGCCACAAGCGTAATATGACCGCAAGGTACTTCCGAACCTTTGAGCGGTAACACCATAAAACGCGAATATTTGAGGATATTCATGGCCTGGGATTCGGGAATATTTACCAAAGCTTTCACATTCGGTGGAACGCTTAGATTTTTTAAGTTATGCGGTCTAACCACAATCACCATTTTGATATCCGGCAGTTTTTCCATCGCTGCCATCAGCGTTTCGTAATCTCGCGCATTGCCACCGATCGCACAAATATAATCCCCTGTTTCTAAAGGTTCTTCAGGCTCAATTTGAGGTACAGCCATACTCCAAAAACGCATTTCGATCCGTTCTGGCGGTATATCGAAATATTCGCTGTAGAATTCCTTTTCCCACTGTGAATAAACGATAAACTTGCTAATTTTTGTGCAAGCCCATTTATACAAGTGATACCTCAAACCGTGCGGCAGATTGTGAAAATTAAACGAATAGGCAATATGATTTGTTTTTATTCTTAGCAAGGTAGCAAACAAAACGCACCACAATGATAGTCGCGGATTATGTGTGAATAACAGGTCAGCTTGCTGTTGCTTTGCACAACGAACAGCTTCTAGGCAAGTGCGGAACACAGAAGTTCGCAAATACCTTTCGATTTCTCCCCGCGACTTATCCGCATAAAAGTACCAGCGCAGTTGCTCTCGATCGAGTTCAGGCGCAAACCATTTCCAATTGTCTCCCCAAAAAGGTGTGCAGCAAACGATCGATGCAGGTTTTTTCATAACGATTAACGCGAGCTACAACTTTTACTTTTGTTTGACTTTTGAGAGATTGCACCTCTGTGTTTA is from Aerosakkonema funiforme FACHB-1375 and encodes:
- a CDS encoding glycosyltransferase family 4 protein, which produces MKKPASIVCCTPFWGDNWKWFAPELDREQLRWYFYADKSRGEIERYLRTSVFRTCLEAVRCAKQQQADLLFTHNPRLSLWCVLFATLLRIKTNHIAYSFNFHNLPHGLRYHLYKWACTKISKFIVYSQWEKEFYSEYFDIPPERIEMRFWSMAVPQIEPEEPLETGDYICAIGGNARDYETLMAAMEKLPDIKMVIVVRPHNLKNLSVPPNVKALVNIPESQAMNILKYSRFMVLPLKGSEVPCGHITLVAAMHLGKAFIITNSIGVSDYVFPDRNAITCEAFSPDALAKTIRDLWNDPVKCQQLGENGRQFAQKYCASDLGRQHLQRLLFDFLNADESRCTQMHADKFPISN